From Novipirellula artificiosorum, the proteins below share one genomic window:
- a CDS encoding family 16 glycosylhydrolase: MTMLSTPLYGSALFACLLLVSPFVLTRASAAPPRLENEASAPTENWTLTGPLTPPVDRISDEMPLSDQKNAANWTKFEPLWDEFSGAALRSEQWWDHNPTWYGRAPSRFLGEGQNVHVKDGNLQLVMRRDDTLPRERFHGPDEAFHSYSSASVVSKALVRYGYFEVRSQAMNSGGSSSFWFASQMRDRKTGKRYRSEIDVFELGGKAIGHENAYHMNAHIFETPADGRRHWNEGGTWTAPFQFADDFHVFGLLWDAEQLVYYVDGVPVRRMKNTHWHAPLRLIFDSETMGDWLGMPEDKDLPSTFRIDYVRAWKNSHTDSDWHEAFTTLKDPDVPTNITRYVRSMDEHETP; the protein is encoded by the coding sequence ATGACGATGCTATCGACACCGCTGTATGGTTCCGCTCTGTTTGCTTGCCTCCTTCTTGTGTCTCCATTTGTGCTGACTCGTGCTTCGGCGGCGCCACCTCGGCTTGAGAATGAAGCTTCTGCGCCCACGGAGAACTGGACGTTGACGGGACCGTTGACGCCCCCAGTGGATCGAATCAGCGACGAGATGCCACTGTCCGACCAAAAGAACGCTGCGAATTGGACGAAGTTCGAGCCGTTGTGGGACGAGTTTTCGGGCGCTGCGCTGCGAAGCGAACAGTGGTGGGACCATAACCCAACCTGGTACGGTCGCGCTCCGTCGCGATTTCTCGGCGAAGGTCAAAACGTCCATGTTAAAGACGGAAACTTGCAGCTTGTGATGCGGCGGGATGACACGCTGCCACGGGAACGCTTTCACGGACCCGACGAGGCGTTTCATAGCTATTCATCGGCGAGTGTGGTCTCAAAGGCGTTGGTCCGGTACGGCTACTTTGAGGTTCGTTCGCAAGCGATGAACTCTGGCGGTTCAAGCTCGTTTTGGTTTGCCAGCCAAATGAGAGACCGAAAAACAGGGAAACGATATCGATCGGAAATCGACGTCTTCGAGCTTGGCGGCAAAGCGATCGGCCACGAGAACGCTTACCACATGAACGCGCATATCTTTGAAACTCCTGCGGATGGACGACGGCATTGGAATGAGGGTGGCACCTGGACCGCGCCATTTCAATTTGCCGACGACTTCCACGTTTTTGGGCTGTTGTGGGATGCCGAGCAATTGGTTTACTACGTCGACGGTGTGCCGGTGCGGCGGATGAAGAATACGCATTGGCACGCTCCGCTCAGACTGATCTTCGATTCAGAAACCATGGGGGATTGGCTTGGCATGCCCGAGGATAAGGACTTGCCGAGCACCTTCCGCATCGACTATGTCCGTGCTTGGAAGAATTCGCATACCGACAGCGATTGGCACGAAGCGTTCACGACGTTGAAGGATCCCGACGTGCCCACAAACATCACACGCTACGTCCGCTCGATGGATGAACACGAAACGCCATGA
- a CDS encoding aldo/keto reductase, which yields MTIMLPTRPLGHTGLHVTQLGYGSMGLRGPRTWGVRVVDESDAERFLNLVLDSGINFIDTSPDYGICEERIGRYLRSRRSEYVLATKCGCVYTQHEDHLQIDHVWDKEVIKRNLHTSLERMRTDYIDVLQFHGGDADTLVRQGLIDQLASFRDQGLVKCIGVSSKLPELKSLIELEVFDTFQIPYSCLAPEHGDCIQQAAEIGAAVIVRGGVAQGGPDAEIQRPALNDVWSQAKLDQVLPTGMSRAQLILRYTLSHPGVTTTIVGTCNDQHLTENIAAAKAGPLSEDLRAEIAARVRLAIKK from the coding sequence ATGACGATCATGCTTCCCACTCGACCGCTTGGTCACACCGGCCTTCACGTTACTCAGCTTGGCTACGGCAGCATGGGGTTGCGCGGCCCGCGTACGTGGGGCGTTCGGGTGGTCGATGAATCCGATGCTGAACGTTTTTTGAACCTCGTGCTCGACAGCGGTATTAACTTTATCGATACCTCGCCGGATTACGGAATCTGTGAAGAGCGTATCGGGCGCTATCTCCGTTCGCGACGCAGTGAGTATGTGCTGGCCACCAAATGTGGCTGCGTCTACACCCAGCACGAGGATCACCTTCAGATCGATCACGTTTGGGATAAAGAGGTCATCAAACGGAATCTGCATACCTCACTCGAACGAATGAGGACCGACTACATCGACGTCTTGCAGTTTCATGGTGGTGATGCCGACACGCTGGTTCGCCAAGGTTTGATCGACCAGTTGGCATCCTTTCGCGATCAAGGCTTGGTGAAATGCATCGGTGTTTCCAGCAAATTGCCGGAGCTGAAATCGCTGATCGAGCTTGAGGTCTTTGACACCTTTCAAATTCCGTATTCGTGCTTGGCCCCTGAGCATGGTGATTGCATCCAGCAAGCGGCGGAGATCGGTGCTGCGGTGATCGTGCGTGGCGGTGTTGCCCAAGGTGGCCCCGATGCGGAAATCCAACGTCCGGCTTTGAATGACGTTTGGTCGCAAGCGAAACTGGATCAAGTTTTGCCGACGGGGATGTCTCGTGCTCAGCTGATTTTGCGTTACACGCTTTCGCACCCCGGTGTTACCACGACTATCGTGGGAACGTGCAATGACCAACACTTGACAGAGAATATCGCCGCCGCCAAAGCAGGCCCGCTGTCCGAAGATCTGCGAGCCGAAATCGCAGCACGCGTGCGACTTGCGATCAAAAAATGA
- a CDS encoding 3-keto-disaccharide hydrolase encodes MLSRFFSLALIVCGLVPCASAEGPDVLFDGKTLDRFDVIGCEATVKDGAIFLQAGNGLIQTKNRYQDFVFDFEWKALDEKMWDSGVYFRYDSVPAGRPWPANYQVNLRKGQEGNLGGFDSGTNSVATKPGQWNRFELTVRGDNASLKVNGKPSWSVDGITQPEGYIALQAEVPGGGQFLFRKVRVTKLDAESGGQ; translated from the coding sequence ATGCTGAGTCGATTCTTTTCGCTTGCTCTGATCGTCTGTGGACTCGTCCCCTGTGCCTCCGCAGAAGGTCCAGACGTTTTGTTCGACGGGAAAACGCTCGATCGATTTGACGTGATTGGCTGTGAAGCCACGGTGAAAGACGGTGCGATTTTCCTCCAAGCCGGCAATGGACTGATCCAAACAAAGAATCGTTATCAGGATTTTGTGTTCGATTTCGAATGGAAAGCACTCGACGAAAAGATGTGGGACTCGGGTGTCTACTTTCGCTACGACTCCGTCCCAGCGGGTCGGCCCTGGCCTGCAAACTATCAGGTGAACCTTCGCAAAGGGCAAGAAGGAAACCTGGGTGGATTCGATTCTGGCACGAATTCCGTTGCCACGAAACCAGGCCAGTGGAATCGATTCGAGTTGACGGTGCGCGGCGACAACGCATCGCTGAAAGTCAACGGGAAGCCGTCGTGGTCGGTCGATGGAATCACACAGCCCGAAGGTTACATCGCCCTCCAAGCAGAAGTCCCTGGGGGAGGCCAGTTCTTGTTTCGCAAGGTCCGCGTGACCAAGCTTGATGCGGAATCGGGCGGACAATAG
- the gltA gene encoding NADPH-dependent glutamate synthase, whose protein sequence is MAEPLPPKERVKIPRQGMPEQDAHQRARNFKEVNLGLEVVAAESEAQRCLSCADPKCVQGCPVGVKIRDFVELVLDGEYLKAAAKIREDNVLPAVTGRVCPQEKQCEGACIMGRRFSSLAIGNLERFVADYELQTGEVGLPERAPATGKKVAIVGSGPAGLSCAGDLALNGHDVTVFEALHEIGGVLVYGIPEFRLPKAIVRGEIENMKKMGIDFQTNVVIGKSVTIDELFQEEDFDAVFIATGAGLPQFLNIPGEHLGGVYSANEFLTRVNLMKAYDEENYDEPVYKCRDRNVAVIGGGNTAMDSVRSAMRLGAEHAYIVYRRGEEEMPARAEEVHHAKDEGVEFLNLHNPTEFIGDEQGILKAVKLIKMELGEPDESGRRRPQPIEGSEFEMPLDVAIIAVGTGANPLVQSTTPDMATNKWGYIIADENTLRTTKRGVFAGGDIVSGAATVILAMGAGRTAAKSINEYLATGEW, encoded by the coding sequence ATGGCCGAACCGCTACCTCCCAAAGAACGTGTCAAAATTCCTCGCCAAGGGATGCCCGAACAAGACGCGCACCAGCGTGCTCGCAACTTCAAAGAAGTCAATCTCGGTTTGGAAGTCGTCGCAGCGGAATCGGAAGCCCAACGATGCTTGTCCTGCGCCGATCCCAAGTGCGTTCAAGGATGCCCGGTTGGCGTCAAGATTCGTGACTTCGTTGAACTGGTCCTCGATGGCGAATACCTCAAGGCGGCAGCAAAAATCCGAGAAGACAATGTGTTGCCGGCGGTGACCGGTCGCGTCTGCCCTCAGGAGAAACAATGCGAAGGCGCGTGCATCATGGGCAGGCGATTCAGTTCGCTTGCGATCGGCAATCTGGAACGCTTCGTCGCCGACTATGAACTGCAAACCGGTGAGGTTGGATTGCCCGAGCGAGCTCCGGCCACGGGCAAAAAGGTCGCCATCGTCGGTAGCGGACCGGCGGGGCTCAGCTGTGCCGGTGATCTCGCTCTCAACGGCCACGATGTCACTGTCTTCGAAGCACTGCATGAGATTGGCGGCGTCCTGGTTTATGGTATCCCAGAGTTTCGATTGCCGAAAGCGATTGTCCGGGGCGAAATCGAAAACATGAAGAAGATGGGAATCGATTTTCAAACGAATGTCGTGATTGGAAAATCGGTCACGATCGATGAGTTATTCCAAGAAGAAGACTTCGACGCCGTGTTTATCGCTACCGGAGCTGGCTTGCCGCAGTTCTTGAACATTCCTGGTGAGCATCTTGGCGGGGTCTACTCAGCCAATGAGTTCTTGACGCGAGTCAATTTAATGAAGGCGTATGACGAAGAGAACTATGACGAACCCGTTTACAAGTGTCGCGATCGAAACGTCGCGGTCATCGGCGGCGGCAATACCGCCATGGACTCTGTGCGATCCGCGATGCGTCTCGGTGCCGAGCACGCCTACATTGTCTACCGACGCGGTGAAGAAGAAATGCCTGCCCGAGCCGAGGAGGTTCATCATGCGAAGGACGAAGGCGTCGAGTTCTTAAACCTGCACAATCCCACCGAATTCATCGGCGATGAACAAGGTATCTTGAAGGCGGTCAAGCTGATCAAGATGGAACTGGGTGAACCCGATGAATCGGGACGTCGCCGCCCTCAGCCAATCGAAGGCAGTGAGTTCGAAATGCCGCTCGACGTCGCCATCATCGCCGTCGGCACCGGAGCCAATCCCTTGGTTCAATCGACCACTCCCGACATGGCCACCAACAAATGGGGGTACATCATCGCCGATGAAAACACGCTCCGGACCACGAAGCGAGGCGTCTTCGCAGGTGGTGATATCGTCAGCGGAGCGGCGACCGTCATCCTGGCGATGGGTGCGGGGCGAACCGCAGCCAAGTCGATCAACGAGTATTTGGCAACCGGCGAATGGTAA
- a CDS encoding prenyltransferase/squalene oxidase repeat-containing protein, which yields MRRQDSTAVRLLLFILALLPSVSCLGQTFEGNEVSRDVREMMDRGLSFLVRTQSDSGDWNDGGEPGAGTTALGLLSLLSSGEDPNFGKYHIAVGKAVRNILATQDSESGYMGSSMYHHGFALLALAEAYGSVDENQLWQGASQADRTGIGQALELGVRCAITSQKNNTRGGWRYSPGAKDADTSVSGAVLMGLLAARNAGIEVPDEAINRVIDYFIGMTSDDGAVAYAGGLDGFGESISRSAITCLVFSISRRKDLPQYQATEKYVRNHLSQRSGWMEYARYYQAQALFQADTAAWGEWNQGLIRTLQRQQNDDGSFRGDLGTANSTSLSLLALAVNYRLLPIYER from the coding sequence ATGAGAAGACAAGATTCGACAGCTGTAAGGCTCCTGCTATTTATCCTGGCTTTATTACCATCGGTATCCTGCTTGGGGCAAACATTCGAAGGCAACGAAGTTTCTCGTGACGTCCGGGAAATGATGGACCGTGGGTTGAGTTTCTTGGTTCGAACCCAGTCCGACAGCGGTGATTGGAACGACGGCGGAGAACCTGGGGCGGGGACCACAGCGTTGGGGCTGCTGTCGTTGCTCTCGTCTGGTGAAGATCCCAATTTTGGTAAATACCACATCGCAGTTGGCAAGGCGGTCCGGAATATCCTCGCAACTCAAGACTCCGAGAGCGGCTACATGGGCAGCAGTATGTACCACCACGGGTTCGCGCTGCTTGCCTTGGCCGAGGCCTATGGCAGTGTCGATGAGAACCAACTGTGGCAAGGAGCGAGTCAGGCGGATCGGACCGGGATTGGACAAGCGTTGGAACTGGGCGTCCGCTGCGCGATCACCTCTCAGAAAAACAATACACGCGGAGGATGGCGGTATTCGCCCGGGGCCAAGGATGCAGACACATCGGTGAGCGGAGCGGTGTTGATGGGATTGCTCGCAGCTCGCAATGCAGGTATCGAAGTTCCCGACGAGGCGATCAATCGAGTCATTGACTATTTCATCGGCATGACTTCCGACGATGGCGCCGTTGCCTACGCGGGAGGCCTCGATGGTTTTGGCGAGTCGATCTCGCGGTCTGCCATCACGTGCCTTGTCTTTTCTATCTCGCGTCGTAAGGACTTGCCCCAGTACCAGGCAACCGAGAAATATGTGCGAAACCATTTGAGTCAGCGCTCAGGATGGATGGAGTATGCTCGCTACTATCAAGCACAGGCTCTGTTTCAGGCGGACACGGCTGCTTGGGGAGAATGGAACCAAGGCTTGATCCGCACCCTTCAGCGGCAGCAGAATGACGACGGCAGCTTTCGAGGGGATCTCGGTACCGCCAACTCCACGTCGCTGTCGCTCTTGGCCTTAGCGGTGAACTATCGGCTGTTGCCCATCTATGAGAGGTAG
- a CDS encoding sulfide/dihydroorotate dehydrogenase-like FAD/NAD-binding protein — MYPIVETRELATDVKLFRILAPRVAKKRKAGQFVIVRIDEHGERIPLTIADSDDQGNITIIVQGVGKTTKWLNTLRTGDSLLDVVGPLGEESEIGDFGTVVVIGGGVGTAIAYPTAVAMKQAGSRVISILGARNKELLILEDELRATSDELCIMTDDGSYGEKGFVTQKLQQLIDRGEPIARVLAIGPIPMMKAVAEVTRDLGIKTIVSLNPIMVDGTGMCGGCRVLVGGKSKFACVDGPEFDAHEVDFDILIQRNSLYKTQEKKSLERFEADKCENKKSKSACRLEHDHPEVGPKVGT; from the coding sequence ATGTACCCCATTGTCGAAACCAGGGAACTTGCCACGGACGTCAAATTGTTCCGTATTCTTGCCCCTCGCGTAGCCAAGAAACGCAAGGCGGGCCAGTTCGTGATTGTCCGGATTGACGAACATGGTGAACGAATCCCACTTACCATCGCTGACTCGGACGACCAAGGCAATATCACGATTATCGTCCAAGGCGTCGGGAAAACAACCAAGTGGCTCAATACGCTGAGAACGGGCGATTCCCTTCTTGATGTCGTCGGTCCCTTGGGCGAAGAATCCGAGATCGGCGACTTTGGGACGGTTGTTGTGATTGGGGGCGGGGTCGGAACGGCGATTGCCTACCCCACGGCCGTGGCCATGAAACAAGCGGGCAGCCGCGTGATCAGCATCCTCGGCGCTCGCAACAAAGAATTGCTGATCCTCGAAGACGAACTTCGAGCGACCAGTGATGAATTATGCATCATGACCGATGACGGCAGCTACGGCGAAAAGGGCTTCGTCACCCAGAAACTTCAACAGCTGATCGACCGCGGCGAGCCCATCGCTCGCGTGTTGGCGATCGGCCCCATCCCGATGATGAAAGCGGTTGCCGAAGTCACTCGTGATCTCGGAATCAAAACGATCGTTAGCCTCAACCCCATCATGGTCGACGGAACCGGCATGTGTGGCGGATGCCGAGTTTTGGTCGGTGGCAAGAGCAAATTTGCTTGCGTGGATGGGCCCGAGTTCGATGCGCACGAGGTCGACTTTGACATCTTGATACAACGCAACAGCTTGTACAAAACTCAAGAAAAGAAATCGCTCGAACGCTTCGAAGCCGACAAGTGCGAGAACAAGAAGTCAAAATCCGCATGCCGGTTGGAACACGATCATCCCGAGGTCGGTCCAAAAGTGGGAACGTAA